One part of the Helicobacter cetorum MIT 99-5656 genome encodes these proteins:
- a CDS encoding vacuolating cyotoxin family protein: protein MVALALIGILDARTWNMDSTMLQGQWETRYDWGNASNYIVGRNGNKITYQGSWWDTYNTYRLSGFRNYVGDMDIYSPTSNFQLGGYNGNSFTNYGRTSNVKIAGNQIAINNFLEINNRIGSGLGSKPWYTNVTLKSERSLFSNEDGRIYVYDGGHLNLVARDVDLKGDVYLGKLQYNFEFARQAQVKLDASNTGSLHMKKLIIGDQNATQAEMIGSSRGNNKIDYLNIWQDATLNFKAPSQELRVWSLSNLGESYIGGYNAQATLNADVKTLILDFVNLNNYTGGRRIFAQNIGGDLHIGHLTFNGQPANSNYSGPRLIGSSANMHFKAKNDVTFHQNITFPAYTGLKVDTDGKLIMKNVDAGWGNNSLSASTLDFSGVKGTTTIENLTTSSTNLLAHNFTIKEWRIKTGDSPVVNGHYTNVGEDIGNSKVGVVRLDYGRNANYQGGVRFVGGTKLTIDEFYHAPWNYFDARKVKDVEITKKLLFGAPGGIGNLSGLMFNNLTLAKGATMIYGKDLDLHIDGTFTNDQGTMIINAQGQDPITHAAQANIPSGWNFATLNAKEATMRFNTDIDPTTGFYNPLVRINNAEKLAKNHDFVVLKANKINYELVGSKATNNDLTPNSATIEQQFKDRMALYNGQNRMDICMVRKGDTMISDIKACGQAIGDNDMVNNPNNYQYLAGKAWRNLGVGKTANSQQISVRLGDNTKPTENFNDDPYGDKHAAITAANGGNVYYGPVSPWEGGSSKVWNLDKTMIGGQWETKYDWGNASNYIVAKNGKITYKSPDWYSYNTYRLSGFRNYVSDMDLDSPTANFQLGGYNGNSFTNYERTSNVKIAGNQIAINNFLEINNRIGSGLGSKPWYTNVTLQAKRSIFSNENGRIILYDRSHLKLIARDAEFKGDVFMGKLQYNFEFAHPAKMTLDAKDVRGDMTMNNLLIGNENATQATIEGAQGANLVKRLSIWQNATLTYNAQQAPYVRVNLLTNLGEGGFVAQGSQANFNVNTKSLILDYVNLNNYTGGRSIFAQNTGGNLRIGHLTFNGQPANSNFSGARLIDSYATMKFKAKDDVSFEQNITLPAYTGFKVDTDGKLTMKDVDAGWGNNGLNATTLDFSGVKGEISMNKVTTSATNFKGKNFHAKEWVVKAGTAGGVNGHYTHFHTDIGNSSIDKVVLQSGSNGNFQGGMKFEGGNKLTIGEFYHAPWNFFDARRVKEVEITKKLTFSAPGGVAGLSGIMVNNLTLGKGATMAYGKDLDLHINGTFTNNQGTMIINAQGGEFALRVARQNIPSGWRFATLNAKDIVMKFNYDVDKDTGFYNPLIKINNAEKLMKNHDFLVAEAKGGSIKYESIGKAPVTSGGMTYTNNEQQFKDRMALYNGQNRMDICMVRQGDTMINDIKACGQAIGNNEMVSNPEKYKYLAGKAWRNTGITKKADSKKITVRLGDNAKPKDANSDTITLADNKAEKATKHVRYARSNYAIMPSYMNSNASASNLVAINKHDFGTMESVFELANRASDIDTIKNQVGSNGFNLLQTLLIDSHNAGYARQMIDATSTNEITKELSNAQNTLNQVASLERQTSGLQTLQLANQMAQNARLVGLSRRYTDNLSLAKRLKQLKNERLASLESAAQIVYQHAPKYTNASNIWANAIGGASLSNGNSTSLYGTTSGVDAHLIGDNVEAIVGGFGSYGYSSLDNTTSTLNAGANNTNWGIYSRLFSGKHEFDINAQGAFGANSESINLQGNLLQGLNQRYDYLVYAANTNASYGYDFTFLKNALVFKPTIGVAYQSLGATNTQSAQESNLSLQGNANNRHTLSASAGIETRYYYGDTSYWYMNAGIHHELLNVAQTGGLKVGNTHFASNNQHLNTYARVMMGGELQVSKEFFINLGLIYSSNLFVKRHDLASNLGVRYSF from the coding sequence ATGGTTGCTTTAGCACTCATAGGGATACTGGATGCTAGGACTTGGAACATGGATAGCACTATGCTTCAAGGGCAATGGGAAACCAGGTATGATTGGGGGAATGCAAGCAACTATATTGTTGGTAGAAACGGAAATAAAATCACTTATCAAGGTTCATGGTGGGATACTTATAATACCTATCGTTTATCAGGTTTTAGAAATTATGTGGGCGATATGGATATCTATTCTCCCACATCAAACTTTCAGTTAGGTGGCTATAATGGAAACTCTTTTACGAATTATGGAAGAACGAGTAATGTTAAAATTGCTGGCAACCAAATCGCCATTAACAATTTCTTAGAAATTAACAATCGTATTGGTTCAGGGCTTGGCTCTAAGCCCTGGTATACGAATGTAACCCTAAAATCCGAGCGCTCACTTTTTAGCAACGAAGATGGTCGTATCTATGTCTATGATGGTGGCCATTTAAATCTTGTTGCTAGAGATGTGGACTTAAAAGGCGATGTGTATTTAGGTAAATTGCAATATAACTTTGAATTTGCTCGCCAAGCACAAGTAAAACTTGATGCTTCTAATACAGGTTCACTTCATATGAAAAAACTCATTATAGGTGATCAGAACGCAACTCAAGCTGAAATGATTGGTTCTTCTAGGGGCAATAATAAAATTGACTATTTAAATATTTGGCAAGATGCAACCTTGAATTTTAAAGCCCCAAGCCAAGAGCTTCGCGTATGGTCTTTGTCTAATCTAGGCGAAAGTTATATAGGCGGGTATAATGCTCAAGCCACCCTTAATGCAGATGTGAAAACCCTCATTTTAGATTTTGTCAATCTCAACAATTACACCGGTGGCCGTAGGATTTTTGCTCAAAATATAGGCGGTGATTTACATATTGGGCATTTAACCTTCAATGGTCAACCTGCTAATTCCAATTACAGCGGACCTAGGCTCATTGGTTCTAGCGCAAACATGCATTTTAAGGCTAAAAATGATGTTACTTTCCACCAGAATATTACCTTCCCTGCTTACACAGGGCTTAAGGTAGATACAGATGGTAAGTTAATTATGAAAAATGTAGATGCTGGCTGGGGTAATAACAGCTTAAGTGCTTCCACTTTAGATTTTAGTGGCGTAAAGGGTACGACCACAATTGAAAATTTAACCACATCTTCTACAAATTTGCTTGCACATAACTTTACCATTAAAGAATGGAGAATTAAAACCGGCGATTCCCCCGTTGTCAATGGACACTATACTAATGTGGGTGAAGATATTGGCAATTCAAAAGTTGGTGTTGTGCGCTTGGATTATGGTCGTAATGCCAATTATCAAGGTGGTGTGAGATTTGTAGGTGGGACTAAACTCACTATTGATGAATTTTACCACGCCCCTTGGAATTATTTTGACGCCAGAAAAGTCAAAGATGTAGAAATTACTAAAAAACTTCTCTTTGGAGCACCAGGTGGGATTGGAAATCTTAGTGGTTTGATGTTTAATAACCTTACTCTAGCTAAGGGTGCTACCATGATTTATGGTAAAGATTTAGATTTACACATCGATGGCACTTTTACTAATGACCAAGGCACAATGATTATCAACGCCCAAGGACAAGACCCCATTACACATGCAGCTCAAGCCAACATTCCAAGCGGTTGGAATTTTGCAACCTTGAATGCCAAAGAAGCTACCATGCGTTTCAATACTGATATTGACCCCACTACAGGTTTTTATAACCCCTTAGTTAGAATCAATAATGCTGAAAAGTTAGCAAAAAACCATGACTTTGTAGTATTAAAGGCTAATAAAATCAATTATGAATTAGTAGGTTCTAAAGCTACAAATAACGACCTTACCCCTAATAGTGCAACCATTGAACAGCAATTCAAAGATAGAATGGCCCTTTATAACGGACAAAATCGTATGGATATTTGTATGGTTAGAAAGGGCGACACTATGATTAGTGATATTAAAGCCTGCGGTCAAGCTATTGGCGATAATGATATGGTCAATAATCCTAACAATTACCAATATCTCGCAGGCAAGGCTTGGAGAAACTTAGGCGTTGGCAAAACGGCTAATAGCCAGCAAATTTCTGTGCGTTTGGGCGATAACACAAAGCCAACTGAGAACTTTAATGACGACCCTTATGGCGATAAACATGCTGCTATTACTGCTGCAAATGGGGGCAATGTATACTATGGTCCTGTATCCCCATGGGAAGGTGGTTCTAGCAAAGTTTGGAATTTAGATAAGACCATGATTGGGGGGCAATGGGAAACCAAATACGATTGGGGTAATGCAAGCAATTACATTGTTGCTAAAAATGGGAAAATCACTTATAAAAGCCCAGACTGGTATTCTTACAACACTTATCGTCTATCAGGTTTTAGAAATTATGTGAGCGATATGGACCTTGATTCTCCTACAGCAAATTTTCAATTAGGTGGCTATAATGGAAACTCTTTCACCAACTACGAGAGAACAAGCAATGTTAAGATTGCTGGCAACCAAATCGCTATTAACAATTTCTTAGAAATTAACAATCGCATTGGTTCAGGGCTTGGCTCTAAGCCTTGGTATACGAATGTAACCCTACAAGCTAAGCGCTCAATTTTTAGTAATGAAAATGGTCGTATCATTCTTTATGACAGAAGCCATTTAAAACTTATCGCTAGAGACGCTGAGTTCAAGGGCGATGTGTTTATGGGTAAATTGCAATACAACTTTGAATTTGCACACCCTGCTAAGATGACCTTAGATGCCAAAGATGTGCGTGGTGACATGACCATGAATAACCTACTCATTGGGAATGAGAATGCCACTCAAGCAACGATTGAAGGGGCTCAAGGAGCGAATCTTGTTAAACGCTTGAGTATTTGGCAAAATGCAACCTTAACTTACAACGCTCAACAAGCTCCTTATGTAAGGGTTAATCTTTTGACAAACTTGGGAGAAGGTGGTTTTGTGGCTCAAGGTTCACAAGCTAATTTTAATGTTAATACGAAATCCTTAATCCTAGATTATGTCAATCTCAATAACTATACCGGTGGACGCAGTATCTTTGCTCAAAATACAGGCGGCAATTTGCGCATCGGACATTTGACCTTCAATGGCCAGCCTGCTAATTCTAATTTTAGTGGGGCTAGGCTTATCGATTCTTATGCCACAATGAAGTTTAAGGCTAAGGATGATGTGAGCTTTGAACAAAATATCACTTTACCAGCTTATACAGGTTTTAAGGTAGATACAGATGGTAAATTAACTATGAAAGATGTAGATGCTGGCTGGGGCAATAACGGTCTTAACGCCACCACTTTAGATTTTAGTGGAGTAAAGGGCGAAATTAGCATGAATAAGGTTACCACTTCAGCCACAAACTTTAAAGGTAAGAATTTCCATGCTAAAGAATGGGTAGTCAAGGCTGGAACTGCTGGAGGCGTGAATGGACACTACACCCACTTCCATACTGATATTGGTAATTCAAGCATTGATAAAGTAGTCTTGCAATCTGGCAGTAATGGCAACTTCCAAGGTGGGATGAAATTTGAAGGCGGAAACAAGCTAACTATCGGTGAGTTTTACCATGCACCTTGGAACTTCTTTGACGCAAGAAGAGTTAAAGAAGTAGAAATTACCAAAAAGCTCACTTTTTCAGCTCCCGGTGGGGTTGCAGGCCTTAGCGGAATTATGGTTAATAATCTAACTCTAGGCAAGGGGGCCACTATGGCTTATGGTAAGGATTTAGATTTACACATCAATGGCACTTTCACTAACAATCAAGGCACAATGATTATCAATGCCCAAGGAGGTGAGTTTGCTCTAAGAGTAGCCAGACAGAATATTCCAAGTGGCTGGAGATTTGCTACCTTAAATGCTAAAGATATTGTAATGAAGTTTAACTATGATGTGGATAAAGACACAGGCTTTTACAATCCTTTGATTAAAATCAATAATGCTGAAAAGTTGATGAAAAACCACGATTTCCTCGTAGCTGAAGCTAAAGGTGGTAGCATTAAGTATGAAAGCATAGGCAAAGCTCCAGTTACTTCTGGAGGTATGACTTATACCAACAACGAACAACAATTTAAAGATAGAATGGCTCTTTATAACGGACAAAATCGCATGGATATTTGTATGGTCAGACAAGGCGACACTATGATTAATGATATTAAAGCCTGCGGTCAAGCTATCGGCAATAATGAAATGGTTAGTAACCCTGAAAAATACAAGTATCTTGCAGGCAAGGCTTGGAGAAATACAGGCATTACCAAGAAAGCTGATAGTAAAAAAATTACCGTGCGTTTAGGCGATAATGCAAAACCAAAAGATGCTAATAGCGACACTATCACTCTTGCTGACAACAAAGCAGAAAAAGCCACAAAACATGTTCGTTATGCTCGCTCTAATTACGCCATTATGCCAAGTTATATGAATAGCAATGCTAGTGCAAGCAACCTAGTTGCTATCAATAAACATGATTTTGGCACTATGGAATCTGTCTTTGAATTAGCTAATCGTGCTAGTGATATTGACACCATTAAAAATCAAGTGGGTAGTAATGGGTTTAATCTCTTACAAACTTTATTGATTGATTCTCATAATGCTGGTTATGCCCGCCAAATGATTGATGCTACAAGCACAAATGAAATCACTAAAGAACTTTCTAACGCTCAAAACACTCTTAATCAAGTGGCTAGCTTAGAGAGACAAACCAGTGGGTTACAAACCTTACAATTAGCTAACCAAATGGCACAAAATGCGCGCTTAGTGGGATTATCTAGAAGATATACAGATAATTTGAGTTTAGCTAAACGCCTTAAGCAGTTAAAAAATGAACGCTTAGCTTCTTTAGAGAGTGCAGCTCAAATTGTTTATCAGCATGCACCTAAATACACTAATGCGAGCAATATCTGGGCGAATGCTATCGGTGGGGCAAGCTTAAGTAATGGCAATAGCACTTCTTTATACGGAACCACTTCTGGTGTGGATGCACACTTAATCGGTGATAATGTAGAAGCGATTGTGGGTGGGTTTGGAAGTTATGGCTATAGCTCATTAGACAACACCACTAGCACTTTAAATGCGGGTGCTAATAACACTAACTGGGGAATTTATAGCCGTTTATTCAGTGGCAAACATGAATTTGATATTAACGCTCAAGGGGCTTTTGGAGCTAATTCAGAAAGTATCAACCTTCAAGGAAACTTGTTGCAAGGATTGAACCAACGCTATGATTACTTAGTGTATGCAGCAAATACGAATGCAAGCTATGGTTATGATTTCACTTTCTTAAAGAACGCTTTGGTGTTTAAACCCACTATTGGTGTGGCATATCAAAGCTTGGGCGCCACAAACACTCAAAGCGCACAAGAATCTAATCTTAGCTTACAAGGTAACGCTAATAACAGACACACTCTTAGTGCGAGTGCTGGAATTGAAACCCGCTATTATTATGGCGACACTTCTTACTGGTATATGAATGCTGGAATACATCATGAGCTTTTGAATGTTGCTCAAACAGGTGGCTTAAAAGTGGGTAACACTCATTTTGCTTCTAACAACCAACATCTCAACACTTATGCAAGAGTGATGATGGGTGGGGAGCTTCAAGTTTCTAAGGAGTTCTTTATTAACCTTGGCTTAATCTACTCCTCTAATCTGTTTGTCAAACGCCATGATTTAGCTTCAAATCTTGGGGTAAGATATAGTTTCTAA
- the ruvA gene encoding Holliday junction branch migration protein RuvA, with protein sequence MIVGLIGVVERISALEVHLEVHGVVYRVQVSMRSSASLQVGKEVRLKILQVIKEDAHLLYGFLEESEKILFERLLKINGVGGRIALAILSSFSPNEFENIIATKEVKALQQVPGIGKKLADKIMVDLIGFFIQDEMKPAQNEVFLALESLGFKNTEISKVLKTLKPNLSTEMAIKEALQQLHS encoded by the coding sequence ATGATTGTAGGCTTAATAGGGGTTGTAGAAAGAATTTCAGCTTTAGAAGTGCATTTGGAAGTGCATGGGGTTGTTTATAGGGTTCAAGTTTCTATGCGAAGTTCTGCATCATTGCAAGTGGGTAAAGAAGTGCGTTTAAAAATCTTACAAGTGATTAAAGAAGACGCCCATCTTTTATACGGATTTTTAGAAGAGAGTGAAAAAATCCTGTTTGAAAGACTTTTAAAAATCAATGGGGTAGGGGGGCGAATCGCACTAGCCATTCTTTCAAGCTTTTCGCCTAATGAGTTTGAAAATATTATCGCTACTAAAGAAGTTAAGGCACTTCAGCAAGTGCCAGGAATCGGAAAAAAACTCGCCGATAAGATTATGGTAGATTTAATCGGCTTTTTCATTCAAGATGAGATGAAACCCGCACAAAATGAAGTCTTTTTAGCCCTTGAAAGTTTGGGCTTTAAAAACACAGAAATTAGTAAAGTTCTAAAAACTCTCAAACCAAATCTTAGCACCGAAATGGCGATTAAAGAAGCGTTGCAGCAATTGCATTCTTAA
- a CDS encoding vacuolating cyotoxin family protein: MRKNHSLTNISINKKQFVGALAISLAGLLHAQVWNMDNTILKGKWEQSWDAWNASNHIYAVGGQQNSISYSSDDDYASYRLSGFINYTGGDMNISAPHANFELGGWNGNSFTSFNKNTTHINLKGNSILVKNFLELNNRVGSGVGRNPYKTEMTLDAGTIYSDNNGRITLYNGATLNLKSPKAVELNGEVFMGALQFPLAYEVQSATALNASGVTNDLYIRHLRIGQQNPARATITGSQKNNTIGNLDIWQDARLNYKGGNLTINRVNTNTDAAIRKMFAYLVTDTNQLTLGEVNLNNYAGGRGIVVNNTGNIVVKNALKVSGDIGGGWVRAGSPANFLFVSKGNVTFESNIALGQYVHLSVVANKLDAKDIDISKARYGATAPSLNFSQVKTINVGKVTGGSSNIIASNFNFKEFEQVVGNGTTINGYYTNFAGNIGTSHIGTVRFQEGQGPWQAGVRFEKGNKLTIDNFYHTPWNYFDARNIDEVVITKLLTFGSPGGSGTLQGLMFNNLTLDKDAHMNYGKDLSLSIAGNFTNNQGLMNINTQDGRFATLNVGQTATMKFDNMIDSATGFYKPIVRINDAQTLIKNKDHVILRAQNISYEYANKDSHTNPADATQGFKDRVALYNGNDRMDICVIRNNADIQACGRAINNSDMVNHPDKYKKLTGKAWRNTEVGKGANNKEVSVRVSNNSHLSSAISNGTKIELPKNHYAHSHYALIRPNATTHSNTTPNLVAINKHNFGTIESVFELANRSDAINVINATSGTQGRDLLQTLLIDSHNAGYARQMIDATSTGEITKQLNVATETLNNIASLEHKTNSLQTLSLSNKMVVNTRLVNLSRKHTNNIDSFAKRLQALQDKRFASVGTMAEVLYQFAPKYEKPANVWANAIGGASLSNGGNTSLYGTSAGMDTYIEGENVEAIVGGFGSYGYSSFNNQASNLNSGANNTNFGLYSRVFANKHEFDFEAQGAVGSNNENLMFKGALLQGLNQGYSYLAYSAMANANYGYDFAFLNNALVFKPSVGVSYNHLGSTNMKSNSNQVALSNGASSRHLFSANANVEARYYYGDTSFFYMNAGILQELANFGFNNAMALNSFKVNATHNPLNTHARVMIGGELQLAKEVYLNLGVIYAHNLNTMIGNIASNLGMRYSF, translated from the coding sequence ATGAGGAAAAATCATTCTTTAACAAATATTAGTATTAATAAAAAACAATTCGTAGGTGCTTTAGCAATTAGCTTGGCTGGTCTTTTACATGCTCAAGTTTGGAACATGGATAACACCATTTTAAAAGGCAAATGGGAGCAAAGCTGGGACGCTTGGAACGCTTCTAATCATATTTATGCCGTTGGCGGACAGCAAAATAGTATCTCTTATTCAAGTGATGATGATTATGCTAGTTATCGCCTTTCGGGCTTTATCAATTATACCGGTGGCGATATGAATATTTCAGCTCCCCATGCTAATTTTGAGCTTGGTGGTTGGAATGGTAATTCTTTCACAAGTTTTAACAAAAACACCACTCATATTAATTTGAAGGGCAATAGCATTCTTGTAAAGAATTTCTTAGAATTGAATAATCGTGTCGGTTCTGGAGTGGGTCGCAACCCTTATAAAACAGAAATGACTCTAGATGCAGGAACGATTTATAGCGATAATAACGGACGCATCACTCTTTATAATGGTGCAACTTTAAATTTAAAATCACCTAAAGCTGTAGAATTAAATGGCGAAGTTTTTATGGGAGCTTTACAATTTCCTTTAGCCTATGAAGTTCAAAGCGCCACAGCCTTGAATGCAAGTGGTGTAACCAATGATTTATACATCAGGCATTTACGCATAGGCCAGCAAAACCCAGCTAGAGCCACAATTACCGGTTCGCAAAAAAATAATACCATTGGCAATTTGGATATTTGGCAGGATGCGAGATTGAATTATAAAGGGGGTAATCTCACTATTAATCGTGTTAACACCAATACAGATGCTGCAATCAGAAAAATGTTTGCTTACTTGGTTACAGATACCAACCAGCTTACTTTAGGCGAAGTCAATCTTAATAACTATGCGGGTGGGCGTGGAATTGTCGTGAATAATACCGGTAACATTGTAGTGAAAAATGCCTTGAAAGTTAGTGGCGATATTGGGGGTGGATGGGTTCGTGCCGGTTCACCTGCAAACTTTCTCTTTGTTTCAAAAGGTAATGTAACTTTTGAGAGTAATATCGCTTTAGGACAGTATGTTCATTTGAGTGTTGTAGCTAACAAACTAGATGCAAAAGATATTGATATTAGTAAAGCACGCTATGGTGCTACAGCTCCAAGCTTAAATTTCTCTCAAGTCAAAACCATTAATGTTGGTAAAGTTACAGGTGGTTCTAGCAATATTATCGCTTCTAATTTCAACTTCAAAGAATTTGAGCAAGTAGTGGGCAATGGCACAACCATCAATGGCTATTACACTAATTTTGCGGGCAATATTGGCACTTCTCACATTGGAACTGTGCGTTTCCAAGAAGGCCAGGGACCTTGGCAAGCAGGCGTAAGATTTGAAAAAGGCAATAAACTTACGATTGATAATTTCTATCACACCCCTTGGAACTATTTTGACGCTAGGAATATTGATGAAGTCGTTATCACAAAGCTTTTAACCTTTGGAAGTCCTGGGGGTTCTGGCACTTTACAAGGATTGATGTTTAATAACCTAACCCTAGATAAAGACGCACACATGAACTATGGTAAAGATTTGTCCTTAAGCATTGCTGGTAATTTCACTAACAATCAAGGTCTGATGAATATCAACACCCAAGATGGGCGTTTTGCAACCTTAAATGTAGGTCAAACAGCAACTATGAAATTTGATAATATGATAGATAGTGCTACAGGATTTTATAAACCCATTGTTAGAATCAATGACGCTCAAACTTTGATTAAAAATAAAGACCATGTTATTTTAAGGGCACAAAATATTTCCTATGAATATGCCAATAAAGATAGCCATACTAACCCAGCAGACGCTACGCAAGGTTTCAAAGACCGCGTAGCACTTTATAATGGCAATGACCGCATGGATATTTGTGTGATTAGAAATAATGCTGATATTCAAGCTTGTGGACGTGCGATTAATAATAGCGATATGGTAAATCACCCTGACAAATATAAAAAATTAACCGGAAAAGCATGGCGTAACACTGAAGTGGGTAAAGGGGCTAACAACAAAGAAGTGTCTGTGCGAGTGAGCAATAATTCGCATTTATCAAGTGCTATCTCTAATGGAACTAAGATAGAACTCCCAAAAAATCATTATGCTCATAGCCATTATGCTCTCATACGCCCTAACGCTACCACTCATTCTAACACCACCCCAAATCTCGTCGCCATCAACAAGCATAACTTCGGCACTATTGAAAGCGTGTTTGAATTAGCTAATCGTTCTGATGCTATCAATGTTATCAATGCTACTTCAGGCACACAGGGAAGAGATTTATTACAAACTTTATTGATTGATTCTCATAATGCTGGTTATGCGCGTCAAATGATTGATGCAACTAGCACAGGTGAAATCACTAAGCAGTTGAATGTTGCCACTGAGACTTTAAATAATATAGCTAGTTTAGAGCATAAGACTAATAGTTTACAAACTTTAAGCTTAAGCAATAAGATGGTAGTAAACACTCGCTTAGTCAATCTTTCTAGAAAGCACACTAACAATATTGATTCGTTTGCTAAACGCTTACAAGCTTTACAAGACAAGAGATTTGCTTCAGTGGGGACTATGGCAGAAGTGTTGTATCAATTTGCCCCTAAGTATGAAAAACCTGCTAATGTTTGGGCTAATGCCATTGGGGGAGCTAGTTTGAGTAATGGAGGTAACACTTCTTTATATGGCACAAGTGCTGGAATGGATACTTATATTGAAGGGGAAAATGTAGAAGCTATTGTTGGTGGTTTTGGAAGCTATGGCTATAGCTCATTCAATAACCAAGCAAGCAATCTTAACTCTGGAGCTAATAACACCAACTTTGGTTTGTATTCTCGTGTGTTTGCTAATAAACATGAATTTGATTTTGAAGCTCAAGGAGCTGTAGGAAGCAATAATGAAAACTTAATGTTTAAAGGGGCTTTATTACAAGGTCTTAATCAAGGCTATAGTTACTTAGCTTATAGCGCTATGGCTAATGCTAATTATGGCTATGACTTTGCTTTCTTAAACAATGCTTTAGTGTTTAAACCTAGTGTAGGTGTAAGCTATAATCATTTAGGTTCTACTAACATGAAAAGCAATAGTAATCAAGTGGCTTTGAGTAATGGTGCAAGTAGCCGTCATTTATTCAGTGCGAATGCTAATGTAGAAGCCCGCTATTATTATGGGGACACTTCATTCTTCTATATGAATGCTGGGATTTTACAAGAATTGGCTAACTTTGGATTCAATAACGCTATGGCTTTAAATAGCTTTAAAGTAAATGCTACTCACAATCCCTTAAATACCCATGCTAGAGTGATGATAGGTGGGGAATTGCAATTAGCTAAAGAAGTGTATTTGAATTTGGGTGTGATTTATGCTCATAATCTCAACACTATGATAGGTAATATCGCTTCAAATTTAGGGATGAGATATAGTTTCTAA